Proteins from a single region of Chrysemys picta bellii isolate R12L10 chromosome 9, ASM1138683v2, whole genome shotgun sequence:
- the LOC135973714 gene encoding uncharacterized protein LOC135973714, with translation MESSQDRKRAPAWTEREVRDLLAIWGDEAVIAELRSSKRNGKVLEKISKAMKDRGHNRDTQQCRVKIKELRQAYHKAREANGRSGAEPQTCRYYAELHAILGGAATTTPTVCYDSLTGETHREDGSGNEEDDDDGGTVGSSQQQGSGETGFPNSQDMFVTLDLEPVTPELTQDPQGTQETSAANVSPSQRLVNIRKRKRRTRDEMFTELQMSAQADRAQQNAWRQSMTEMRKAQYEREERWRAESREEQSKWRAEDDRWRQLADRRQEAMLRLLEHQTDMLERMVELQERQQEQRPPLQPLCNQQPSSPSSIASSPRRPRTRWGGLRPPSHSTPDDRPSIRRLAFNKS, from the exons atggagtcctcccaggatcgcaaaagagctccagcatggaccgaacgggaggtacgagatctgctcgccatatggggagatgaagcagtgatagctgaactccgtagcagtaaaagaaatggaaaagtattagaaaagatctccaaggccatgaaggaccgaggccataacagggacacacagcagtgccgcgtgaaaattaaggagctacggcaagcttaccacaaagccagagaagcaaacggaaggtccggggcagagccgcaaacttgccgctactacgcggagctgcatgcgatcctagggggtgcagccaccactaccccaaccgtgtgctatgactctctcactggagaaacacacagggaagacggttcggggaacgaggaggatgatgacgatggaggtactgtaggtagctcacagcagcaaggaagcggagaaaccggtttccccaacagccaggatatgtttgtgaccctggacctggaaccagtaacccccgaactcacccaagaccctcagggcacacaggagacctctg ctgcaaatgtttctccttcgcagaggctcgtgaacattagaaagagaaaacgtaggacgagggacgagatgttcacggagctgcagatgtccgcccaggctgatagagcacagcagaatgcgtggaggcagtcaatgacggagatgagaaaagcccaatatgaacgagaggagaggtggcgggctgaatcgcgggaagaacagagcaagtggcgggctgaagacgataggtggcgtcagcttgcagacagacggcaagaggcaatgctccgtctgctggagcatcaaactgatatgctcgagcgtatggttgagttgcaggaaaggcagcaggagcagagaccgccgctacagcccctgtgtaaccaacagccctcctccccaagttccatagcctcctcacccagacgcccaagaacacggtgggggggcctccgtccacccagtcactccaccccagatgatcgcccaagcatcagaaggctggccttcaataagagttaa